A single window of Paenibacillus sp. FSL H8-0537 DNA harbors:
- a CDS encoding cobyrinate a,c-diamide synthase — protein sequence MATQKRIIIAGTGSGVGKTTTTVGLMAALARRGFAVQGFKSGPDYIDPTYHTAATGRQSRNLDSWMCPPATVKEIYSRASSTADISIIEGVMGLYDGKNPLSNEGSTAELAVLLDCPVLLVVNCQSMARSAAAIVKGFQALDDNVRIVGVIVNKVGSDSHYEIVKAAIEQECGIPVVGYFKRSSELHIPERHLGLVPSIERGELSPLFDQLVAMCERTVDLERVLALAEAPVIPEAAAGTSLFVRRNPEGSVRMAVAKDAAFHFYYPDNLELLEACGAELVYFSPLAGEAVPNDVSGLYIGGGFPEEFAEQLAKQQYVHQSVRDAIAGGMPTLAECGGYMYLTEQLTNTSGNSYAMAGVLPGSVVMQGKLAALGYREAKGLGANFLLPEADQARGHEFHYSVYVPSTDSETPEPAYETKGRRGVKQEGAQLAQLVAGYTHFHFASNPEMAERWIAACWAYSARKA from the coding sequence ATAGCAACGCAGAAAAGAATCATTATTGCTGGAACGGGCAGCGGAGTTGGCAAAACGACGACAACCGTCGGACTGATGGCTGCTTTAGCGCGCAGAGGTTTTGCGGTACAAGGCTTTAAGAGCGGGCCGGACTATATAGACCCAACCTATCATACGGCGGCGACAGGGCGGCAGTCACGCAATCTGGACAGCTGGATGTGTCCTCCTGCCACGGTGAAGGAAATTTATTCGCGTGCTTCAAGCACGGCGGATATTTCAATCATTGAAGGTGTAATGGGGCTATATGATGGCAAAAATCCGCTTTCGAATGAAGGCAGCACTGCTGAGCTTGCTGTGCTGCTGGACTGCCCCGTGCTGCTGGTCGTCAACTGCCAAAGCATGGCTCGCAGTGCAGCGGCTATTGTGAAGGGCTTTCAGGCGCTGGATGACAATGTGCGCATCGTTGGCGTTATTGTGAACAAGGTGGGCAGCGACAGCCATTATGAGATTGTGAAAGCGGCTATCGAGCAGGAATGCGGCATTCCAGTCGTTGGTTATTTCAAGCGCAGCAGCGAGCTTCATATACCTGAGCGTCACTTGGGCCTCGTGCCTTCGATTGAGCGGGGCGAGCTGTCGCCTTTATTCGACCAGTTGGTGGCGATGTGCGAAAGGACCGTTGATCTTGAACGAGTGCTTGCGCTGGCAGAAGCGCCGGTCATACCTGAAGCAGCAGCAGGGACTTCCTTATTCGTGAGGAGAAATCCCGAGGGCAGCGTGCGAATGGCGGTTGCCAAGGACGCGGCGTTTCATTTTTATTATCCGGATAATCTTGAGCTGCTGGAGGCGTGTGGAGCCGAGCTTGTATACTTCTCGCCGCTTGCAGGGGAAGCTGTGCCGAATGATGTATCAGGCTTGTATATTGGCGGCGGCTTTCCAGAAGAATTTGCCGAGCAGCTGGCGAAGCAGCAGTACGTACACCAGTCGGTGCGGGACGCCATTGCTGGCGGCATGCCGACGCTTGCTGAATGTGGCGGTTATATGTATCTAACGGAGCAGCTTACGAATACGAGCGGCAATAGCTATGCGATGGCTGGCGTGCTGCCGGGAAGCGTGGTCATGCAAGGCAAGCTTGCAGCGTTAGGCTATCGGGAGGCAAAGGGGCTGGGTGCTAATTTTCTGCTGCCTGAGGCCGATCAGGCTCGCGGACATGAATTTCATTATTCTGTCTATGTGCCAAGCACCGATAGTGAAACGCCGGAGCCTGCCTATGAGACAAAGGGCAGACGCGGCGTGAAGCAGGAAGGGGCGCAGCTCGCCCAACTGGTTGCAGGCTATACGCACTTTCATTTTGCCTCAAATCCGGAGATGGCTGAGCGCTGGATTGCTGCATGCTGGGCTTATTCTGCTCGTAAAGCATAA